From a region of the Pleuronectes platessa chromosome 22, fPlePla1.1, whole genome shotgun sequence genome:
- the atp23 gene encoding mitochondrial inner membrane protease ATP23 homolog → MDQTKQEEEYGYDLFPERNSPKYKKGSFAENLFTFNHKCQIMLQVATDTSPYAKLLLSAMKSSGCKIFKDRHFSCEDCDGTVSGGFDAASSQIVLCQNNIHQQSHMTRVVTHELIHAFDHCRAHVDWFNNYRHLACSEIRAANLSGDCSFSNEVARLNFGLKEHHQECVRGRALRSILAVRKISRVEAEKIVDEVFDTCFNDHAPFGRIPHSNKDAKFANREYESRDRYYANL, encoded by the exons ATGGACCAGACTAAACAAGAAGAGGAATATGGCTACGACTTATTCCCGGAAAGGAACAGCCCGAAGTACAAGAAGGGATCCTTCGCGGAGAATCTGTTCACGTTCAACCACAAGTGTCAGATCATGTTGCAGGTCGCGACGGATACCA gtCCATATGCCAAACTCCTCCTCAGTGCCATGAAAAGCTCCGGATG CAAAATATTTAAAGACCGACATTTTTCCTGTGAAGACTGTGACGGGACCGTCAGCGGAGGCTTCGATGCAGCTTCTTCTCAA ATCGTTTTATGCCAGAACAACATCCACCAGCAGTCCCACATGACCCGAGTGGTCACACATGAGCTCATCCACGCCTTCGATCACTGCCGGGCCCACGTGGACTGGTTCAACAACTACAGACACCTCGCTTGTTCTGAG ATCCGGGCAGCTAACCTCAGTGGCGACTGCTCCTTTAGCAACGAAGTAGCCAGATTAAACTTCGGCTTGAAGGAGCATCATCAG GAATGCGTCAGAGGCCGCGCCCTCCGCTCCATCCTGGCTGTGAGGAAAATTAGCCGAGTGGAGGCGGAGAAAATAGTGGACGAGGTCTTCGACACGTGCTTCAACGACCACGCGCCCTTTGGACGAATCCCGCACAGCAACAAGGACGCCAAGTTTGCCAACAGAGAATACGAGAGCAGAGATCGATACTACGCAAACCTATAG
- the rpap3 gene encoding RNA polymerase II-associated protein 3: protein MSGGNKAIELQLQMRQNAEELHSFMKELDGWECDMKTKDEELRTGGAQETGEKLPPVRNKKFKTKMREKRKKKTEHAGNGDAKAEDLQQSSRIKGSDYRSWDKFDVDGALAEMDKEESPAESNESDSEEVTVDREKALSQKEKGNKLFKEGKYDDAIECYTRGMSADPYNPVLPTNRATSFFRLQKFSVAESDCNLAIALDSNYFKAYARRGAARFALKNYQSALEDYKMVLKLDPRNTEAQNEVKKINEALGKEAPTFQSEATQPQEASPVDPEQQGLMEEQQRRQEAALQKDRGNAYFKEGNYEAAVECYSRGMEADGLNVLLPANRAMAFLKLEKYKEAEEDCTKAIYLDRTYSKAFARRATARVALRKLEEAKQDFQEVLKLEPGNKQALNELQKLQISGLLQADDSSQRRTVQPIDKPTHLRSTKPLRRIEIEEVSGKATVPEVESKGSKTLIQEVVRQPEEDSSPLSTSPSAKIIKIEEMADAPSHVSEKLPPSRPTEQPAQVVISHPPETTTSSPSLVIDLPPPPTSSFQLEADIRKIGKQPEVIYRYLRQIKAESYIKILQNSLEPDILNQILSTLNEFYTKNETPAVILEILSSLSSVRRFNMAVMFMSSTEKKALKDLFDFLHRAELEESAVTLLQKKYGV from the exons ATGTCCGGGGGAAACAAAGCCATcgagctgcagcttcagatGCGACAGAACGCGGAGGAGCTGCACAGCTTCATGAAGGAGCTGGATGGCTGGGAGTGTGACATGAAGACgaaggatgaggagctgaggacaGGAGGAGCACAGGAGACCGGG GAGAAACTGCCACCTGTGCGCAAcaaaaaattcaaaacaaagatgagggagaagaggaagaagaagacggaGCATGCTGGGAATGGGGACGCAAAAGCAGAGGATCTCCAACAATCGTCCAGGATAAAGGGGTCTGATTATCGATCATGGGACAAGTTTGACGTG GACGGGGCTCTGGCCGAGATGGATAAAGAAGAAAGTCCAGCCGAGTCAAACGAGTCGGACTCAGAGGAAGTCACAGTCGATAGAGAGAAAGCTCTGTCACAGAAGGAAAAG ggtAATAAGTTGTTCAAGGAAGGGAAGTATGATGATGCCATTGAGTGCTACACGAGAGGGATGAGTGCAGATCCTTACAACCCGGTGCTTCCCACCAACCGAGCCACCTCCTTCTTCAGACTCCAGAA GTTTTCTGTGGCGGAGTCCGACTGCAACTTAGCAATCGCTCTGGACAGCAACTACTTTAAAGCTTATGCTCGAAGGGGAGCGGCGCGGTTTGCACTGAAAAATTATCAATCTGCTTTAGAAG ATTATAAGATGGTTCTGAAGCTTGACCCCAGGAACACGGAAGCACAGAATGAAGTGAAGAAGATCAATGAG GCCCTTGGGAAAGAGGCACCAACTTTCCAGAGTGAAGCCACGCAGCCGCAGGAGGCTTCCCCAGTCGACCCTGAGCAGCAGGGCCTGATGGAGGAAcagcagaggaggcaggaggctgcTCTACAAAAAGACAGA GGGAATGCTTATTTCAAAGAGGGAAATTACGAAGCAGCCGTCGAGTGCTACAGTCGAGGTATGGAGGCAGACGGCCTGAACGTCCTGCTCCCAGCCAACAGAGCCATGGCCTTCCTGAAGCTTGAGAA GTAtaaggaggcagaggaagactgCACTAAAGCCATTTATCTGGACAGGACTTACTCCAAGGCTTTTGCCCGTCGAGCAACAGCCAGAGTGGCTTTAAGGAAACTGGAGGAGGCCAAACAAG ACTTTCAGGAGGTGTTGAAGCTGGAGCCAGGGAACAAACAGGCCTTGAATGAACTCCAGAAACTCCAGATT AGTGGACTTCTTCAAGCAGACGACAGCTCACAGAGGAGAACAGTTCAGCCGATTGATAAACCAACTCATCTGCGCTCAACC AAACCTCTGAGGAGAATTGAAATCGAGGAGGTCAGTGGGAAAGCTACGGTGCCTGAGGTGGAGTCAAAAGGGTCCAAGACCTTGATCCAGGAAGTGGTGAGGCAGCCTGAGGAGGACTCGTCTCCACTGTCCACGTCCCCCAGCGCCAAAATAATCAAAATCGAGGAGATGGCAGACGCCCCCTCGCACGTATCAGAAAA ACTCCCTCCCAGCAGACCGACTGAACAACCAGCGCAGGTTGTAATCAGTCACCCGCCTGAAACAACCACCAGCTCCCCCTCATTAGTTATAgacctgccccccccacccaccagcAGCTTCCAGCTCGAGGCAGACATCCGCAAGATCGGAAAGCAGCCAGAAGTGATTTACAGATATCTGAGG CAAATCAAGGCTGAATCGTACATTAAGATTTTACAAAACTCCCTCGAACCGGACATCCTCAATCAGATCCTGTCCACGCTGAACGAGTTCTATACCaa GAATGAAACGCCTGCTGTTATACTGGAGATCCTCAGCAGTCTATCGAGTGTGCGGCGCTTCAACATGGCTGTGATGTTCATGTCGTCCACAGAGAAGAAAG CGCTGAAAGACCTGTTTGACTTCCTTCACCGAGCGGAGCTGGAAGAATCAGCCGTCACACTCTTACAGAAGAAGTACGGTGTGTGA
- the LOC128428591 gene encoding carcinoembryonic antigen-related cell adhesion molecule 5 translates to MDQTCTSKNRRLSNLSGLLLLLFLAGLQSVLSSDGEQPEQGESGDNRGLNVTIIGPDYVTVGVPSTVECDAGCSGCLYSISLDGQTAQGQGNVLAFTVNQWVEALLVSCTATEEDTKQTATTTKKLQVLDGPANISITGAELMNPTSSHTYSCHAHCRPSCSYTWRSDHGPWIGGQGNVISIVPQEMRNSTVLTCRATNSVSGLFVSASRRITVITGPSKVQIEGPDVIEIAQKYKFTCSAECLPSCRYLSSVDGQTVRGNVIEMTLDHPLQSVTLKCEAQNTASRRTATVFKSVQVKGSNRNLSVRPGETSALLLLASMMTVAFSL, encoded by the exons ATGGATCAAACCTGCACGTCCAAGAACAGACGACTCTCAAACCTCAGCGGacttttgttgctgttgtttctgGCAG GACTTCAGTCTGTACTGTCTTCGGATGGAGAGCAGCCTGAACAAGGTGAAAGTGGTGATAACA GAGGATTGAATGTAACGATAATCGGTCCGGACTATGTGACGGTGGGAGTGCCGAGCACCGTTGAGTGTGATGCCGGATGCTCTGGATGTCTCTACTCCATATCTCTGGATGGGCAGACCGCTCAGGGACAGGGCAACGTACTGGCCTTCACTGTAAACCAGTGGGTGGAGGCTTTACTGGTGTCGTGTACGGCCACAGAGGAGGACACAAAGCAGACCGCCACGACAACGAAGAAACTGCAGGTGTTAG ACGGACCTGCCAACATTTCCATCACAGGCGCTGAGTTGATGAACCCAACCTCGAGCCACACCTACAGCTGCCACGCCCACTGTCGGCCATCTTGTTCCTACACCTGGAGGTCAGATCATGGCCCGTGGATCGGTGGTCAAGGGAATGTGATCTCTATCGTTCCTCAGGAGATGAGGAACTCCACGGTGCTCACCTGCAGAGCCACCAACAGTGTGTCTGGGCTGTTTGTCTCTGCCTCGCGACGCATTACTGTGATAA CCGGTCCATCAAAGGTCCAGATCGAAGGCCCCGACGTTATAGAAATCGCACAAAAGTATAAGTTCACGTGTTCCGCCGAGTGTCTGCCATCTTGTCGCTACTTGTCGTCGGTGGACGGTCAGACCGTGAGGGGCAACGTGATTGAGATGACATTGGATCATCCGCTTCAATCTGTCACTCTGAAGTGCGAGGCTCAAAACACTGCTTCCAGGAGGACTGCCACAGTGTTTAAAAGTGTACAAGTGAAAG GGTCAAATCGAAACCTGTCTGTTCGTCCGGGAGAGACTTCAGCACTGCTGCTGTTGGCCTCCATGATGACTGTCGCCTTTTCACTGTGA
- the mapk12b gene encoding mitogen-activated protein kinase 12b, which produces MAVRSRTGYYRQEVNRTVWEVPERYRDLKQVGTGAYGTVSSAWDRRTGMQVAIKKLHRPFQSKLFAKRAYRELRLLKHMKHENVIGLMDVFTAEISLDRLRDFYLVMPFMGTDLGKLMKLERLSEDRVQFLIYQMMRGLKYIHSAGIIHRDLKPGNLAINPDCELKILDFGLARQADTEMTGYVVTRWYRAPEVILNWMHYTQTVDIWSAGCIMAEMLLGKPLFKGSDHLDQLREIMKITGTPAADFVVKLQSQDAKNYIRSLPKVPKKDLDVIFSKASSDAVCVLEKMLLLDPERRVSASEALDLPFFSEFRDTEEETEALPYDQTMDNTDLPLDQWKRHTFTEILTFRPTRDSKETSL; this is translated from the exons ATGGCTGTGCGCTCCAGGACGGGGTACTACCGGCAGGAGGTGAACCGGACGGTGTGGGAGGTTCCGGAGAGGTACCGGGACCTGAAGCAGGTCGGGACAGGCGCCTACGGGACAGTGAG CTCGGCGTGGGACCGCCGCACTGGGATGCAGGTGGCCATCAAGAAGCTGCACCGGCCCTTCCAGTCCAAGCTTTTCGCCAAGAGGGCGTACAGAGAGCTGCGACTCCTCAAACACATGAAGCATGAGAAT GTGATTGGCCTGATGGATGTTTTCACAGCTGAGATCTCGTTGGACCGGCTTCGAGACTT TTACCTGGTGATGCCGTTCATGGGCACGGACCTCGGCAAGCTGATGAAGCTGGAGAGGCTGTCCGAGGACCGggtgcagttcctcatctatcaGATGATGAGAGGACTCAAG tatATCCACTCCGCAGGGATCATCCACAGG GACCTTAAACCTGGGAATTTAGCCATTAACCCGGACTGTGAGTTAAAG attCTTGACTTTGGCCTGGCGCGGCAGGCGGACACTGAGATGACCGGCTACGTGGTGACGCGCTGGTACCGAGCGCCCGAGGTCATACTGAACTGGATGCACTACACGCAAACAG TTGATATCTGGTCTGCAGGCTGCATCATGGCAGAGATGCTGCTGGGGAAGCCGCTGTTCAAGGGAAGCGATC ACCTGGACCAGCTCAGAGAAATCATGAAGATCACAGGAACCCCGGCGGCCGACTTCGTTGTGAAGCTGCAGAGCCAAGAT GCCAAAAACTACATCAGAAGTCTGCCCAAAGTACCAAAGAAAGATTTGGACGTTATTTTCTCCAAAGCCAGCTCAGATG CCGTGTGCGTCCTGGAGAAGATGCTGCTCCTGGACCCTGAGCGGAGGGTGAGCGCCTCCGAGGCCCTGGACCTGCCTTTCTTCAGCGagttcagagacacagaggaggagaccgAGGCGCTGCCCTATGATCAGACCATGGACAACACGGACCTGCCGCTGGACCAGTGGAAAC GTCACACCTTCACAGAGATTCTGACCTTCAGACCGACCAGGGACTCGAAGGAGACGTCACTTTAA